The nucleotide sequence GAGATTGATGGCGGCAACTCGGGCTATATAGAGCTGGATGCCGGCGAGGACTCACGTATTGCCGGCGAAGGGGCCGTCAATGTGCCGGTCAACGATCATTTCGCCATGCGTTTTGCCGGCTATTTCTCTACCGAAGATGGTTTTGCCAAAAATGTCTTCAACGGCCGTGACGTCATCGAGCATGACAAGTCCGCCGTGCGCTGGTCTACAACCCATGAGAAAGATGCGCTAAGCGTATATACCATGCTCGAGTACGAGTCGCGTAAACAGTCGGGGTCAATGTACCGCGCCGTCGATCGCGGCGATATCTGGGAAACGTTCGTTGCCGCAACCGGTGCTTCTGAACTGAGCGGCAGCGATGAGGACATCGACAGCGACCAGTCCGGCGGTGATGCCGACGATGCCGATATTCTCACGCTCGGGGTGCGTTTCGATTACGACTTCGAGAACATGACGCTGACCTCGAACACCGGCTACAAGGACCATGATTATTTTTACAGCGAGGACTACGACGGCACCCCGCTGAATATCAATAATTACGGCCAGGACCAGGCCGGCGATTATTTCCAGCAGGAGTTTCGCCTCACCTCAGACAACGATGGCCCCTTCTCCTGGTATGCCGGTGTATCGTTCTATAAGGAAAGTATCGACGCGCTGTTTACGTTTTCGGGTGAAGAGGATTTTTTCTGCCAGTACTACGGCTACTATTACAACGATGGCATGACCTTCAGCGGCTGTGCCGACCTGTATGCCTATTACAGTTCACCATTTACGCCAAGCGCTGATGGCCTCCTTACGGAAACAGGGCGTATCGTCGGCGACTATTCCGGCTGGGGTGCCTACGTCGACCTGTCTTTTGCCGCCAGCGATACGCTCGATTTCAGCATAGGCGCACGCTGGACCGACGACGAGAAAGATTTCAGCATCAATGTGCCGCCGCCCGACAGCGACCTCGGTGCCTACTGGGCTTACACGTTCGCCACCGAGGGTGCGGTCAGCGAAAAACGCAGCTGGGACGATACAACCCTGCGGTTTGTCGCTCGTTACCGGCCTACGCCCACCGCACTGCTGTTTGGCAGTTTTACTGAAGGATTCAAGTCAGGTGGCTTTGGTAGCTTTGCCCTGGTGGACTCCATGGGTGACGGCGTTGGCGGCGGTGACGATGAAGCCAGCCAGGCACGCGGTGATCGCCCCAATGCCTTTAACCCGGAAACAGTGGATTCGTTGGAGTTCGGGTACAAGGATACTTTCGGCCAGGCTGACGTGGCAGTTACCGCATTTCTCTATGACTACAAGGATCTCCAGGTAGTCGTGTTCGATGGTGGTGCGGCAAAAGTGGAGAATGTTGGCCAGGTTGATGGCCAGGGCCTCGAGGCATCGATCACCGCCCGGCTCGGTGACAATTACGACTTGTATGCAGCCGCATCGTGGCTCGATACCGAAGCAACCCAGCTGCAAAAGATCTGCGGCCTCGATAACGCGAACGGCTGTGAAGGCAGTTCGCTGTTCTGGGCGCCGGACTTTTCCGGCGCGCTTGTCCTCAATGGTCATTGGCCCGCGGCCAACGGCGAATGGAGTGGCGGGCTGGAAATGTTCTGGGAATCTGAACGAGGCGGCGGTTTCGAAAACCTGGCCTCGACAAAGATCGGGTCATATACCGATGTGTCTGCGCGTTTTGGCTATGAGTCCAATAACAACTGGGCGCTGCGTCTGTATATCGAAAACCTCACCGATGAATTTACCTGGGACGGGTTGAACAATAACGGTGGCGTGCTGCCGTCGCATTTCTTCGGGCCGAAAAAACCGCGCACAATCGGGATCAGTTATACCTACCGCTGGGAGTAATCCCGCGGCCAGGTATATGGAATCAGTTATAACGATCGTTGGTAGTAATCCGCGGGCAGGCTGATGGCACAGTTAAATCGAACGCTGGAAATAATCCGCGCGCAAACCAGTTGCACAGTCAAAACGGAACCTGAAAATAATACGCGGACAACCCGATGAGCGACGCTGACCTGAGCGGTGCTGGCAGCAGCACCTATGCCAACGTGTTTACCTACATGGGGCTGCCGCTGAGTCGTGACCTTGGCGCTTGCGATGCGGTCGTCATGGGCCTGCCCTATGACCTGGCGACTTCGGCGCGCCCGGGAGCCCGTTTCGGACCAAACGCAATTCGGCAGGCTTCTGCCCAGCTGCGCTGGGAAAAAAGGCGCTGGCCGTGGCAATTTGCTCTGAAAGAGCGATTGCGGGTGATCGACTATGGCGACCTGTCATTTGCCGAAGGTGACAGCGCAGACCTGGTTGAGACTGCTGCTCACCATTCCGCGGCAGTCGTCGCGGCCGGGAAATTCCTGCTGAGTTTCGGCGGCGACCATTTCGTATCCCTGCCGTTGTTGCGTGGGATTACCAAAAAGTGCGGCAAACTTGCTCTGCTGCATTTCGATGCGCATACCGATACCGAGGAAACCGACCTCGAGTACTACCACGGCTCGATGTTTTATCGTGCGTTGCAGGAGGAGCTGCTTGATCCGTCACGCAGCATTCAGCTGGGCATCCGTACTGAATTCGATAGCAACCGGCATGAACTGGAAGTGCTGGATGCACCGTGGGTCAACAGCCGGTCCGCCGATGATGCTGTCGCGCGTATTCGCCAGCGCATCGGTGACGCGCCTGTTTACCTGAGTATTGACATTGACTGTCTCGACCCGGCCTACGCGCCCGGTACCGGCACCCCGGTTGCCGGTGGTATGACCACCGACAAGCTGCTGCAGATTGTACGTGGCCTCGGCGACCTGGATATCGTCGCCGCTGACGTTACGGAAGTTGCGCCGGCCTATGACCCGGCCGAAATAACCGCCCTGGCGGCGGCTACGGTGGCGCTGGAGATCCTCTACCTCAAGGCGGCGCGGGCCGCCGGCTAAGCGCGGACGACGCGATAAAACGGCACATCCAGCTCATCGTGCAGCTGGCGTTCGAAGCCCACCTCTTCGAGGTGCGATAAGGCGTCGTATGCCTGTTGTGTCAGCAGCGTTTCGCCGCCACGGGCGATATCTTCACCCAGCTTGGCCGCCAGGTTCATTTCTATACCCTGCGCCAGGTTTGGACCGATGGCATAGACCTGGCCAAAGCCGATGCCGATGCAGCACTCTGTCGGTACCGGATATTGACCGTTCTTGTTAAACGCGGCGACCCGCTCGTGAATCTCCATTGCCGCGTCAAAAGCCTGGTGAGCATTATCAAATAACGCAACCAGATCGTCAGCGAATGCCCGCACGAGTCCGGCGCCGTTATCTTCGAGGACTGGTATGGCGATTTTCTGGATGTCGAAAATTCGCAGCAGCGTGTCGATCTGGCCCTCGTTGAGCGTGCCGATGGTAAACCCCGTCATATCGAGGTCCAGTATTGCCCGGGTTCGCAGGTATTTCTTGCGAAACTTGTCCTTACTCATCTCGCCGTTTTGCAGCGCAATAAAGTCGACGTAGACCTCTTCCGCCCAGCCTCGCGTGCTGGCCAGCCGGGTCGGGTTACTCGCGAGCTCGGGCTCGCTTGTTACGGGACGAATGTCAGGTAGCCGTTTTTTCATACCGCAAGCCTAGCAGCTGGGCGCGATCGTGCCAGTTACGATTCAAACCAGGCCGCTGCCGCTGTAGACTGCGTCTTTTCGACCAGCCGTTGGGGATGATGATGAACAGAGTCGGCTTACTCGTTAGCGCAGCTTTAGTGTTGAGTGCCTGCAGCGAAACCCCGGTAAAGCCGGAAACTGCCGGACAATCAGCTCCTGCTGCAGTGCAACTGGAGTCGGCGCTGGAGCGCCAGTCCGCCGGGACCCGGGGTCGTTACGATCACCGTCATCCACGCAAGACTCTCGAATTTTTTGGAATCCGCCCGGGCATGACCGTGCTGGAGGCCTTACCGGGCGGCGGCTGGTACAGCAAGATTCTGGTCGACTACCTCGGCCCGGACGGCAATCTGATCGGCGCAGACTACCCAATGGCAATGTGGCCGATGTTCGGTTTTTTCCCCGAAGAATTTATCGAAGAGAAAAAATCCTGGGTGACCGACTGGACCGCGACGGCAAATGCCTGGCGCGGTGATTCCGGGGCGCCGGTTGCGGCTTTTGTTTTTGGTTCCATGCCGGATAAATTCGCCGGCACTGCCGATGTCGTGTTGTTTATCCGTGCGTTGCACAACCTGCATCGTTTCGAAGGCCAGGGCGGATTTTTCACCACGGCCCTGGCCGATGCCCATCGCGCGCTGAAACCGGGCGGTATCCTGGGTGTGGTGCAACACCAGGCGCCTGAAACGATGCCGGATGAACGGGCCGACGGCTCGGCTGGCTACCTCAAAAAGAGCCAGCTTATTCGAAAGATCGAGCAGGCCGGTTTCAATTTCGTTGCGGCCTCGGCAATTAACAACAACCCCAAGGATCAGCCTGGTGCTGACGATGTAGTGTGGCGGCTGCCGCCCTCGCTGGTGACCAGTCGCGAAGATCCGGAGTTGCGCGAGGAAATGCAGGCTATAGGCGAGTCGAATCGCATGACGCTGAAATTCCGCAAGCGCTGACTACCACCGATTGCGTAATTCGCGCAGCGCCAGGAACACGTCGCGCCTTGAGGGCTGTGACGGCAGTTGCCGGTTTGTCTCACGCAGTCGCTCTATGACCTGTGGATTTTCCAGACGAAAGAACACATTGATGTCTTTTTCAGTTGCCAGGTCTGTTACAAGCGCCTCTGCCGGGTCCTGACCGCTAACCTGTTCCAGCAGCTTAGCCGCCACCGCGTTGCCGGGCTCGCGGTCAAGCGCAAAGCCCAGATTATGGGCAATGTAATCGTGACCGGGATAAACCTGTGTCTCCGCGGGTAGCGTTGCCAGCTGCTGCTCGAACGTGCCGAACAACTCATCGGGGTGACCGCCGTTGTGGCAATTACCCGCACCGGCGTTGAACAGCGTATCGCCACTGAACAGTGCTGGCTGCTCCGCGTGCGCCAGCAGGCAAACATGGCTCATCGTGTGACCCGGTGTGTCCAGCACCTGCAGCTCGGCCGAATGACCCACGCGTATTACATCGCCCGCCTTCAAAGCCTGGTCAACATTGGCGATGCGCGCGGCGTGATGCGCCAGCAGCTTCGCGCCGGTCGCTTGCAGCATTGCCCGGTTGCCACCAGTATGATCACCGTGCTCGTGGGTGTTAACTACCCGGGTAATTTCCCAGCCGCGATCCCGTGCCAGAGCCAGGCACTTGCGGTGATCCAGCGGGTCGATGGCCAGGGCTTCGCCGGTTTCATCGCAGGCAATGAGGTAGTTAAAGTTGCGGTACGCGTTCCCGGTCCAGATCTGCTCGACAATCATTGCTATGCACCGGGCTGCTGCCGCGACGCCCGTTTACGCTCGTGTTCGAGCAGGAAGCGTTTGCGCAGGCGCATGCTGGCCGGCGTTACCTCCAGCAGCTCATCGTCATCAATGAACTCCATCGACTGCTCCAGAGTGAAACGTACGGGCGGAGATAGCTGGACGTTTTCGTCACGGCCGGAGGCACGAATATTTGTGAGCTGCTTGGCTTTCAGCGGATTGACCGTCAGGTCATTGTCACGGCTGTTTATCCCGACAATTTGCCCTTCGTATATTTCGTCGCCCGGGGCGACAAACAGGCGCCCGCGTTCCTGCAGGTTTGCCAGTGCATAGGCCAGTGCCTTGCCACGGCCTTTGGAAATCAGCACACCGGCGCTGCGCCTGGCAATGGCGCGCTCGTGCACAGGCCCGTAGTGGTCGAATACATGATGCAGCAGGCCGGTACCGGAGGTAAGCGTGCGAAACTCGGTCTGGAAGCCGATCAGCCCGCGCGCCGGAATGAGGTAATCGAGCCTCACCCTGCCCTGGCCATCCGGGACCAGGTTTTCCAGTTCACCGCCACGCTCACCCAGCGCCTCCATCACCGAGCCCTGGTGTTGTTCTTCGACGTCAACGGTAAGAACCTCATAGGGTTCCTCACGGACACCGTTGTTGTCTCTGACAACTACGCGCGGTCGCGACACGGCCATCTCGTAGCCCTCGCGCCGCATCGTTTCTATCAGAACCGCAAGGTGCAGCTCGCCGCGGCCTGATACCGTGAATTTTTCCGGGTCATCGGTATCCTCGACCCGCAGTGCCACGTTATGCATGGCCTCGCGTGTCAGCCGTTCGCGTATCTGCCGGCTGGTAACAAAGCGCCCTTCGCGCCCGGCAAACGGCGACGTATTGGTTTCAAAAGTCATACTGATGGTGGGCTCGTCCACAGTAAGCGGCGGCAATGCCTGCACTTCCTGCGGGTCGCACAGCGTGTCGGATATCTGCGGATGCTCGATCCCGGCCACCGCGACGATGTCGCCGGCGGATGCCTCCTGCACCTCGACCCGGTCGAGGCCCGAAAAACCGAGTATCTGCGCGATCTTCTCCCGCCGAACCTGTCCGGCCAGGTCGATGACGGATACCGGGTCATTGCGCCGAACGCTGCCACGGGCGATGCGACCAATGCCGATGGCGCCGATATAGCTCGAGTAATCAAGCACGCTGATTTGCAGCTGGAACGGACCATCGGCGTTGACCGGCGGTGGCGGGCATTGTTCGACGATGGTCTGAAAAAGAACTTCCATATCCGGGGTCATCGCGGACGGATCAAGTCCGGAGGTGCCCTGGATTGCCGAGGTATAAACGACCGGAAAATCGAGCTGTTCATCCGTACCACCCAGGCGGTCGAACAGTTCGAAAGTCTGGTCCAGCACCCAGTCCGGGCGGGCGCCATCGCGATCGACCTTGTTGATCACGACGATGGGCCGGAAGCCATGCATGAATGCTTTCTGGGTGACGAAGCGGGTCTGGGGCATTGGTCCGTCGACGGCGTCGACCAGGAGCAGGACCGTATCGACCATCGACAGCACCCGCTCCACCTCGCCACCAAAATCAGCGTGGCCGGGGGTGTCGACTATGTTGATACGGTAATCATTCCAGCGCAGCGCGGTATTTTTCGACAGGATGGTGATACCCCGTTCGCGCTCCAGGTCGTTCGAGTCCATCACCCGTTCCTGTTGCTCACCGCGCGCAGCCAGCGTGCCGGACTGCCGCAGGAGCTGGTCAACCAGCGTCGTCTTGCCATGGTCAACATGGGCGATAATGGCGATATTTCGCAGCTTTTCGATCATAAAATTATATTTAACAGATTGTTAGAAGCGGTTTATAGAATCAATCGAGATTCTGGCAGGCCGGACATGCCGGGTCGGCCGGCAAGCTTACGCTGCGGCCGGTTGCATGCAAAGCATCAATGACAAGTAGTTTCGAATGCACCGCCGCGCCGAAACCGACGATGATCCGCATCGCTTCCAGGGCCATGGCAGCCCCCACGGCGCCGACCAGAGCAGGCACCACCCCCTGGCCACGGCAGTCCTCGAGCTCTTCGCCCGCCTCATCGTAAAGGCAGCGATAGCACGGACTGCGCTGCAGGTCGAAACGAAACACCGCTAGCTGTGCCTCGAATCGAATTGCCGCGCCTGAAACCAGCGGTGTACCCGTCTCCAGACTGGCCTGGTTGACCGCAAAGCGCGTCGCGAAATTGTCACTACAGTCCAGCACTACATCGCAGTCAGCCGCTGCCGCGCGAAGTTGCCCCGCATCAAGCCGCTTTGTAATTGCTTCCACTGTGCAATCCGGATTTGTTTCTGTCAGGCGAGCTGCCGCGACCTTTGCCTTGTTTTTGCCGATATCCGCTGTGGCGTAAAGCGGTTGCCGTGCCAGGTTGGATTCATCGACGCTATCGAAATCATTCAGAACGAGTCGGCCTGTACCCGCAGCCGCCAGGTAGGTGGCCGCCGGCACACCAAGACCGCCGACGCCGACAAGCAACACCCGGGCCTCGCCCAGCCGCTGCTGCCCGTCGCTCCCCCAGCCGGGCAGCGTGATGCTGCGGCTGTACCGCAAACTGGTGTTCATGAATGGAGTTTAAACCAGTCTAGCTGCGGCGCTGCAGATGGCTGTCAACAAGCTGGATCAGCTGTTGAGCGCGGAAGGGTTTTGGCAGGAAGCCGGACACTTTGATCTGCTCCAGCTGCGGCGACAGGTCTTCGGTACTCATCAGCACCACCGGCGCACCTGGCGCACACGCACGCATGGCCTGTGCTGCGCGGATGCCATCGAGTTCGGGCATGTGGTAGTCCATGAGAATCAGGTCAAATTGACCGGGGGCGCGGCGCACCTCGTCCAGGCCAAGCTGGCCGTTGCCCGCCTCCGTCACCCTGACACCACGGGCACTCAGCGTTGCCCGCACCAGAGTTCGGACCGCTGCGTCGTCGTCAACTACCAGTACATTGTCAGGCTGCTGCTGGTCCACAATATTATCCGCTGAACGTGTCACAGGCGTTCACGCTGCCGCTCTCCAGACCGGCGTAAAACCACTGGGCGCGCTGCTCGGAAGAGCCATGCGTGAAGGACTCCGGATGCACCCGGCGTCCGGCCGATTGTTGCAGACGATCGTCACCGACAGATGCCGCGGCGGCCAGCCCCTCTTCAACATCGCCCTCTTCGAGGACCTGCCGGTCGCGATGCGCGTGATGCGCCCACACGCCGGCGTAGCAATCAGCCTGCAGTTCCATCATGACCTGCAACGCATTCTGGTCGCGTTTACTGGACCGCTGTTGCGCCTGGCGAACTTCCGTAGCGGTTCCCACCAGGTTCTGAATGTGATGCCCGACCTCATGCGCAATAACGTAAGCAAAAGCGAAATCACCTGGTGCGCCGAGCCGTTTCAGCTCGTTGAGAAAACTCAGGTCAATGTAAACCTTGTAATCGCCCGGACAGTAGAACGGCCCGGCTGCCGCCTGCCCCAGACCACAGGCATCGGTGCGTGTCGCACCGGAATAAAGCACCAGCTGTGGCGGGCTGTAGCGTGAGCCCGCCCCTTCGAAGATCTTGTTCCACACGTCTTCCGTATCGGCCAGCACCACGGATACAAAATCGGCCGCTTCATCGCTCGCGGCCGTCTGGCGCTGGTCCGGCACCTGGGATGTCGTCCCACCCAGACCGCCAAGTTGCTCCAGTATCGTCGCCGGGTTCTGGCCCAGGAAGACCGCTGCCAACAGCGCGATGACGACTGCCCCACCACCGATGCCGCCGGCACGGCGCATCTGCTGGCCACGGCGGTCATCGATATTCTGACTACGGCGCCCTTTTTTCCAGCGCATTTATACCCCCTCGAAGCGAAGAGAAAGACTACAACGAGCCGGGCCGGCTCCTCACGTCTGCAGCCACAATGAATCAAATTTTCACACTTGCAGCCCTATTTGGGCCACCGGGTATCACCCCTGTACCCCGGGCGCTGCCGGGGGCCTTTGCAGGCGGCCTCCACAGGGCTGGTTGCGCTGGCGGGCGAGGTCTGGTCTAGTCAGCCGTCCATGCGATTGCTGCTATACAACATCCGTTATGCGACCGGGTATGGCCCCGCTTTCCACCTGCCGGTGCCGGGTGCAGGTTATCTCCGGCCAAACCGGAAAAATCTCGAGCGAATCACCCGGTTTATCCAGTCGCAGGATGCCGACGTAGTCGGCCTGATTGAAGTCGATACCGGATCGCTGCGTTCAGGTATCAACCAGGCCGATGCAATAGCGGTAGCCATCGGCCACTATTCAACCTACCAGTGCAAGTATGGCGAAGATTCCCTCGGAAATCGTGTGCCGATACTGCGCAAACAAGGCAACGCCTTCCTCGCCGCGCCGCGCGTCCACGGTGAACGCTTTCATTACTTCGACACGGGCATCAAGCGGCTGATCATTGAACTGGAACTGGAGGACGTCGCAATATTCCTGGTGCACCTGTCACTCAAATACCGCCACCGGCAATACCAGCTGCGTCATCTGCACGACCTGGTCAAAGCGAGCGAGAAACCGGTGGTTGTCGCCGGTGATTTCAATACATTCTGGGGTGAGCACGAAATCTACCTGTTCATGCAGGCGACGGGCTTGTCCAGCGCCAATGAACAGGGGTTGCCCTCCTATCCAAGTCGCCAGCCGCGCAAGGAACTCGATTTCGTGCTCTATGGCGCCGGCATCAATCTGACCGGTTTTCACATCCCGCTGGTGGATTATTCCGACCACCTGCCGCTGGTGGTTGATTTCGAGGTGGAAAAAGACGAGCCGGAGGCGCCAGCATAGGCTTTGCCTCGTGTATCATTTCGCGTTCCCGGGGATTTATGTGAGCGGCGGCCGGCGCGGCCGCGGCGGAGAATAATCGAGTAACTATGATGGAAAGCCCACCAGTATATTTTGTTGACGGCGCCCGTACGCCGTTTCTTAAAGCACGCGGCAAGCCCAATGCTTTCAGCGCCTCGGACCTGGCGACACACACCAGCCGGGCGCTGCTGACGCGACACCTCGACAATGCAGAGGACATTGACGAGGTGGTTCTTGGTTGCGCAATGCCCGGCGTTGACGAGGCCAACATTGGCCGAATCGTGGCGCTGCGATCTGGTTGCGGTCACCGCACGCCGGGTTGGACGGTAATGCGCAACTGTGCATCGGCGATGCAGGCGCTTGACTCGGCTGCCAAGGACATCATCACCGGCCGCGCCCGGCTGGCACTGGCTGGCGGCACGGAGGCCATGAGCCGTGCGCCTATACTGTTCAATGATGACATGGTGGATTGGCTCGCCGACCTGAACGCGGCCCGCACCACCTCGGCCAAGCTGAAAACGGCTACCGCGCTGCGGCCGAAAAATTTCAAACCCGTGATCGGGCTGCTGCATGGTCTGACCGATCCACTGGTCGAACTGAACATGGGCCAGACCTGCGAAATTATTTCCCATCGCTTCGGGATTACCCGTGAACAAATGGACGAGTACTCTGCGCGCAGCCACAATCGACTTGCAGCCGCCTACGATGATGGCCAGATGGATGAAGTCGAGCCATTGTATTCCGCGGCGGGCAAGGTGCTTGGCGAGGACGACGGTTTGCGACGCGACAGCACTGTGGAGAAGCTGGCAAAACTGAAACCGTTTTTTGACCGCAAAGTGGGTCTGGTAACGGCAGCAAACAGTTCGCAGATCACCGACGGTGCAGCGATGATGCTGATGGCTAATGACGCCGGCATTGCCGACTTTGATCTGCCCGTTATGGGTCGCCTGGTCGATGTGCACTGGGCCGCGCTGGATCCGGCGCAAATGGGACTCGGGCCGGTGCATGCGGCGACTCCTATTTTGCAGCGCCACGGACTTGGCCTGAACGATATCGATATCTGGGAAATTAACGAGGCGTTTGCCGGACAGGTGTTGTCGTGCCTGGCGGCATGGCAGGACGAAGACTATTGCCGTAACGAACTGGGCCTTGACGGCGCATTGGGCGAACTCGATATGGATCGTCTCAATGTTGATGGCGGTGCCATCAGTATTGGCCATCCTGTTGGCGCCAGCGGTGCGCGCATCGTGCTGCATGCGTTAAAAGCACTGGAGCGCAGCGGCGGGAAGCGCGCAATTGCTACGTTGTGCATTGGCGGCGGCCAGGGCGGCGCAATGCTGCTCGAGAGGGAATGAACATGATGAACATTGACGAGAATGCAGAAAAACACTGGCGGCTTGAAACCGATGCCGACAATATTGCCTGGCTGTGGTTCGACAAGGCCGGTACCGGCACCAACGTCCTGTCTGGTGAGGTGCTTTACCAGCTCAACGATATTCTCGCGGAACTGGAAAAGAATCCGCCGCGGGCGGTCGCCGTTTGCTCAGCGAAAAAGAGCGGTTTCATCGCCGGGGCCGATATAAAAGAGTTTGTAGTACTCGAGACGCCCGACCAGGCCTACGAGCTGATCCGTCACGGACAACGCGTTATGGACCGTCTTGAAGCCTTGCCGTGTCCAACCATCGCTGCAATCAACGGTTTTGCCCTGGGCGGTGGCCTGGAACTGGCACTCGCCTGCACCTATCGCATCGTAGTCGATGACGATAGCGCGCGGCTTGGCCTGCCTGAGGTGAAACTGGGCATCCATCCCGGCTTTGGCGGTACCGTACGCACGACGCAACTGGTCGACCCGCTGGCTGCGATGGACATGATGCTGACCGGTCGCGGGCTGCGGCCGAGGAAGGCAAAGGCAATAGGCCTGGTGGACCAGGTCGTACCGGCGCGTCATCTGCTGCGTGCCACCCGCATGCTTGCCCTCAACCCGCCGAAACGCAAGGGACGAAACGTCAAGGCAAAGGCACTGAGCTTCGGCCCCAGCCGCGCGCTGCTGGCCAGGCAGATGGAAAAGAAGGTTGCGCAGAAGGCAAAGAAGGAACACTACCCTGCGCCTTACGCGATCATAGACCTGTGGAAGAAACATGCCGATAACCCGGCCGAGATGTACGAAGCTGAGGCACGTTCGATAGCCGAGCTGATGTGCACGTCGACTTCGCGCAACCTCGTGCGCGTATTCAATCTGCAGGACCGTCTCAAGGGGCTGGCCCGCAAAGCCAGGTTCCGCGCCAGCCATGTGCACGTTATCGGCGCCGGCGTAATGGGTGGCGATATCGCAGCATGGTGCGCGATGCGTGGCCTGAATGTCACCCTGCAGGACCGTGAGCCGAAGTACATCGCGCCGGCGATTGGCCGGGC is from Gammaproteobacteria bacterium and encodes:
- a CDS encoding TonB-dependent receptor produces the protein MVTATKREESVQDVPLAITALSGEFTREVNLNDVKDLVSFTPGVTGNSQDSFIDAISVRGIRTQDFGVGGDPSAAFFKNDLYEGRNGSAVTSLYDMARSEVLRGPQGFLFGRNSIGGAFSVHTARAEIDGGNSGYIELDAGEDSRIAGEGAVNVPVNDHFAMRFAGYFSTEDGFAKNVFNGRDVIEHDKSAVRWSTTHEKDALSVYTMLEYESRKQSGSMYRAVDRGDIWETFVAATGASELSGSDEDIDSDQSGGDADDADILTLGVRFDYDFENMTLTSNTGYKDHDYFYSEDYDGTPLNINNYGQDQAGDYFQQEFRLTSDNDGPFSWYAGVSFYKESIDALFTFSGEEDFFCQYYGYYYNDGMTFSGCADLYAYYSSPFTPSADGLLTETGRIVGDYSGWGAYVDLSFAASDTLDFSIGARWTDDEKDFSINVPPPDSDLGAYWAYTFATEGAVSEKRSWDDTTLRFVARYRPTPTALLFGSFTEGFKSGGFGSFALVDSMGDGVGGGDDEASQARGDRPNAFNPETVDSLEFGYKDTFGQADVAVTAFLYDYKDLQVVVFDGGAAKVENVGQVDGQGLEASITARLGDNYDLYAAASWLDTEATQLQKICGLDNANGCEGSSLFWAPDFSGALVLNGHWPAANGEWSGGLEMFWESERGGGFENLASTKIGSYTDVSARFGYESNNNWALRLYIENLTDEFTWDGLNNNGGVLPSHFFGPKKPRTIGISYTYRWE
- the speB gene encoding agmatinase, encoding MSDADLSGAGSSTYANVFTYMGLPLSRDLGACDAVVMGLPYDLATSARPGARFGPNAIRQASAQLRWEKRRWPWQFALKERLRVIDYGDLSFAEGDSADLVETAAHHSAAVVAAGKFLLSFGGDHFVSLPLLRGITKKCGKLALLHFDAHTDTEETDLEYYHGSMFYRALQEELLDPSRSIQLGIRTEFDSNRHELEVLDAPWVNSRSADDAVARIRQRIGDAPVYLSIDIDCLDPAYAPGTGTPVAGGMTTDKLLQIVRGLGDLDIVAADVTEVAPAYDPAEITALAAATVALEILYLKAARAAG
- a CDS encoding class I SAM-dependent methyltransferase; the encoded protein is MNRVGLLVSAALVLSACSETPVKPETAGQSAPAAVQLESALERQSAGTRGRYDHRHPRKTLEFFGIRPGMTVLEALPGGGWYSKILVDYLGPDGNLIGADYPMAMWPMFGFFPEEFIEEKKSWVTDWTATANAWRGDSGAPVAAFVFGSMPDKFAGTADVVLFIRALHNLHRFEGQGGFFTTALADAHRALKPGGILGVVQHQAPETMPDERADGSAGYLKKSQLIRKIEQAGFNFVAASAINNNPKDQPGADDVVWRLPPSLVTSREDPELREEMQAIGESNRMTLKFRKR
- a CDS encoding hydroxyacylglutathione hydrolase; the encoded protein is MIVEQIWTGNAYRNFNYLIACDETGEALAIDPLDHRKCLALARDRGWEITRVVNTHEHGDHTGGNRAMLQATGAKLLAHHAARIANVDQALKAGDVIRVGHSAELQVLDTPGHTMSHVCLLAHAEQPALFSGDTLFNAGAGNCHNGGHPDELFGTFEQQLATLPAETQVYPGHDYIAHNLGFALDREPGNAVAAKLLEQVSGQDPAEALVTDLATEKDINVFFRLENPQVIERLRETNRQLPSQPSRRDVFLALRELRNRW
- the typA gene encoding translational GTPase TypA, which translates into the protein MIEKLRNIAIIAHVDHGKTTLVDQLLRQSGTLAARGEQQERVMDSNDLERERGITILSKNTALRWNDYRINIVDTPGHADFGGEVERVLSMVDTVLLLVDAVDGPMPQTRFVTQKAFMHGFRPIVVINKVDRDGARPDWVLDQTFELFDRLGGTDEQLDFPVVYTSAIQGTSGLDPSAMTPDMEVLFQTIVEQCPPPPVNADGPFQLQISVLDYSSYIGAIGIGRIARGSVRRNDPVSVIDLAGQVRREKIAQILGFSGLDRVEVQEASAGDIVAVAGIEHPQISDTLCDPQEVQALPPLTVDEPTISMTFETNTSPFAGREGRFVTSRQIRERLTREAMHNVALRVEDTDDPEKFTVSGRGELHLAVLIETMRREGYEMAVSRPRVVVRDNNGVREEPYEVLTVDVEEQHQGSVMEALGERGGELENLVPDGQGRVRLDYLIPARGLIGFQTEFRTLTSGTGLLHHVFDHYGPVHERAIARRSAGVLISKGRGKALAYALANLQERGRLFVAPGDEIYEGQIVGINSRDNDLTVNPLKAKQLTNIRASGRDENVQLSPPVRFTLEQSMEFIDDDELLEVTPASMRLRKRFLLEHERKRASRQQPGA
- a CDS encoding HesA/MoeB/ThiF family protein, which encodes MNTSLRYSRSITLPGWGSDGQQRLGEARVLLVGVGGLGVPAATYLAAAGTGRLVLNDFDSVDESNLARQPLYATADIGKNKAKVAAARLTETNPDCTVEAITKRLDAGQLRAAAADCDVVLDCSDNFATRFAVNQASLETGTPLVSGAAIRFEAQLAVFRFDLQRSPCYRCLYDEAGEELEDCRGQGVVPALVGAVGAAMALEAMRIIVGFGAAVHSKLLVIDALHATGRSVSLPADPACPACQNLD
- a CDS encoding response regulator encodes the protein MDQQQPDNVLVVDDDAAVRTLVRATLSARGVRVTEAGNGQLGLDEVRRAPGQFDLILMDYHMPELDGIRAAQAMRACAPGAPVVLMSTEDLSPQLEQIKVSGFLPKPFRAQQLIQLVDSHLQRRS
- a CDS encoding flagellar biosynthesis protein FlgM — its product is MRWKKGRRSQNIDDRRGQQMRRAGGIGGGAVVIALLAAVFLGQNPATILEQLGGLGGTTSQVPDQRQTAASDEAADFVSVVLADTEDVWNKIFEGAGSRYSPPQLVLYSGATRTDACGLGQAAAGPFYCPGDYKVYIDLSFLNELKRLGAPGDFAFAYVIAHEVGHHIQNLVGTATEVRQAQQRSSKRDQNALQVMMELQADCYAGVWAHHAHRDRQVLEEGDVEEGLAAAASVGDDRLQQSAGRRVHPESFTHGSSEQRAQWFYAGLESGSVNACDTFSG